Proteins from a single region of Ischnura elegans chromosome 2, ioIscEleg1.1, whole genome shotgun sequence:
- the LOC124154022 gene encoding dnaJ homolog subfamily C member 10-like yields the protein MIIRQRTISSHKMRVVWVIFLIFHLIGVTITSSDDYYDLLGISKDADNREIRKAFKKLAITLHPDKNKGDPAAHEKFVKLTKAYEVLKDEDSRKKYDLYGDEDSSRKKAQYHSWTYYHDQFGIYDDDPEIITLNKPDFEQSVINSERMWFINFYSPMCSHCHDLAPAWRRLARTLEGALRIGAVNCEEDLILCQQEGVHSYPTLILYPMRERYNGDRDDDEMLKYILRRLHAQVVDLCDDNFKDLTQEDESLQGLPWLIFFSHRNSVDYGHERESRQIVAAILDGLVNVGHVDCEDQSKLCKSLNPSSSLEFYKSDKVAKEKSQPVPSGDTKEIATEILSNLPEATILDKEAFEDMKMQLVLGSRSNWLVYFHMGEMEGNLELKKLPALLTSFRIGRINCGKETSLCKDMHINRYPMFAVFKSGGLILNDQPPYEFHHGRRDSAPDLADFARESSEAPYVRSLTPDDFIWGSRGLRVKHPGSWVVDFFAPWCPPCLRLIPEFRRASRALGSNVSLGMVDCTTHVELCRSRGIGSYPTLMFFTSSGEDHTYQGGHTARDIVEFVRDMLDPIVLKLTEENFYNTVGKKSTGEIWMVDFFAPWCGPCQQLAPQWRKLAKMLSDMENIHIGEVNCELEAGLCSEQGVRSYPTIRLYPMASKGLSQTAIYSGYHRDADSLRQWLFNFIPSVVQHLPPDYFEERVLQSSEPWLVDFYAPWCGHCHRFAPEFELVAQKLAGRVKAGKVDCEAYRQLCQRVGIRGYPTLRLFRGSLGNEGSHGNSYFGEDIGSQSSAQILSYVERVLWGSSGHSTIHQHHYLHDEF from the exons ATGATAATACGTCAGAGGACAATCTCCTCTCACAAAAT GCGAGTGGTATGggttattttccttattttccatCTCATCGGCGTGACCATCACTAGTTCCGATGACTACTATGATCTCCTGGGTATTTCTAAGGATGCCGACAACCGGGAAATCCGCAAAGCTTTCAAGAAACTTGCCATTACACTGCACCCGGATAAAAACAAG GGAGATCCAGCGGCCCACGAAAAGTTCGTTAAGCTGACTAAAGCCTATGAAGTCCTTAAAGATGAGGACTCCCGTAAAAAATATGATCTGTACGGCGATGAGGATAGTTCCAGAAAGAAGGCCCAGTATCATTCTTGGACCTACTATCATGACCAATTTGGAATATACGATGATGATCCCGAAATAATCACTCTTAATAAGCCTGATTTCG AGCAAAGTGTGATAAATTCTGAGCGCATGTGGTTTATCAATTTCTACTCCCCAATGTGTTCTCATTGCCACGATCTTGCTCCTGCTTGGAGGAGACTAGCGCGCACCCTTGAAGGAGCATTAAGAATCGGTGCTGTAAATTGTGAAGAAGATTTAATATTATGCCAGCAGGAAGGGGTTCATTCTTACCCCACGCTGATTCTCTATCCAATG cGCGAGAGATATAATGGAGACAGGGATGATGATGAAATGCTTAAATATATCCTGCGACGGCTTCATGCACAAGTGGTTGATCTGTGTGATGACAACTTCAAAGATTTGACCCAGGAAGATGAATCATTACAAGGATTGCCGTggcttattttcttttctcacagAAATTCTGTTGACTATGGTCATGAGCGAGAATCAAGGCAGATTGTGGCAGCAATATTG GATGGTTTGGTGAATGTGGGTCATGTTGATTGTGAAGATCAGAGTAAACTTTGCAAATCCTTGAACCCGTCGTCTTCCCTTGAGTTTTACAAATCAGATAAAGTGGCCAAGGAAAAATCTCAGCCAGTTCCAAGTGGAGATACGAAAGAAATTGCTACAGAAATCCTTTCCAATCTTCCAGAAGCTACTATACTTGACAAAGAGGCTTTTGAG gATATGAAAATGCAATTAGTACTTGGTTCAAGATCAAATTGGCTCGTTTATTTTCACATGGGTGAAATGGAAGGTAACCTGGAACTGAAGAAACTCCCTGCGTTGCTTACATCATTCCGTATAGGAAGAATCAACTGTGGTAAAGAAACTAGTCTATGTAAAGATATGCACATAAATAG gtatCCAATGTTTGCAGTATTCAAGTCGGGTGGTTTGATATTGAATGACCAGCCACCTTATGAGTTTCACCACGGAAGGAGGGACTCTGCTCCCGACTTGGCGGACTTTGCTCGAGAAAGCTCTGAAGCACCATATGTGAGGTCATTGACACCTGATGATTTTATCTGGGGGTCTAGGGGCTTGCGTGTGAAACACCCAGGCTCATGGGTTGTGGACTTCTTTGCCCCTTGGTGTCCACCGTGCCTTAGATTGATACCTGAATTCCGGCGTGCCAGCCGTGCATTGGGAAGCAATGTTTCCCTTGGCATGGTGGACTGTACCACTCACGTTGAGCTTTGTCGATCTCGAGGAATTGGGTCGTACCCAACACTGATGTTCTTCACCTCAAGTGGTGAAGATCATACTTACCAAGGTGGTCACACTGCTCGTGATATAGTGGAGTTTGTGAGGGACATGCTGGATCCAATAG TTTTGAAGCTTACTGAGGAGAATTTTTACAATACTGTTGGGAAGAAATCAACTGGTGAGATTTGGATGGTGGACTTCTTTGCTCCTTGGTGTGGGCCGTGTCAGCAGTTGGCACCTCAGTGGCGTAAGCTGGCTAAG ATGCTTTCTGacatggaaaatattcacattggTGAAGTCAACTGTGAGCTGGAAGCTGGTCTCTGCAGTGAGCAGGGTGTTCGTTCCTATCCCACCATCAGGCTTTATCCAATGGCCTCCAAAGGTTTATCTCAGACAGC AATCTACAGCGGCTATCATCGAGATGCAGACTCACTCCGTCAGTGGCTCTTCAACTTCATACCTTCTGTTGTGCAGCACTTACCTCCAGATTATTTTGAGGAGCGTGTCTTACAGAGTTCAGAGCCATGGTTGGTTGATTTCTATGCCCCATGGTGTGGACATTGTCATCGATTTGCTCCAGAGTTTGAACTAGTTGCTCAG aaattggCTGGCCGTGTTAAGGCTGGTAAAGTGGACTGTGAGGCATACCGTCAGCTCTGTCAACGAGTTGGAATAAGGGGTTACCCCACGCTAAGACTTTTCAGAGGATCTCTAGGTAATGAAGGATCTCATGGTAATTCATATTTCGGTGAGGATATTGGTAGCCAATCCAGCGCACAGATTCTATCCTATGTTGAAAGAGTTTTGTGGGGTTCTAGTGGTCATAGCACAATTCACCAGCACCATTATCTTCatgatgaattttaa